The genomic interval AAATGTAAAGGACACCCAGCAGCACAGTTTACTTAGGAGGTTTTAATCATAATAATCTGCATAGTGTATGGGAATTACTACTAACCtgtctcccttctttctctttggtaTCAGAAAAAGCCAAGAACCTCGTCCTCCAATTTAAATATCTGTAATGTTAACGAAATGCCCTATATATTTTGGAAGCATTTTGTCCCATGCTATCTTCCCAATACTTTTTCTGCTGTAATAAACCAAATTAACACCTAAACACTGCCTTCAACACAGTGTATTAAAGTGGGTCATGGTAGAGTCAAGTGCCACCCATGACTTAACTGTCATTACCTTATGGGCTTTGGCAAGTCCCCTGAATGCCAGGGTGCAAAGTGAGTTTGCGCCCTAAGGCTTTTGAGAATTGACTCTTAACTGCCCCCACGACTGGGAAGGACCTGTGAAcacttctcctggggaagaggTGCCAAACTGAGTCATCACAAGTTAATCTGAGCCAAAAGGCATTTCTGTACAGCAGGTATAAGGTGAGTCCAAGCTCCAAATTTAACACAAAAACCATTACTAAAGAGATCCAACCTCATTATTCCAGACACGAAGTGAgttgtttttctccttccctgcctcaccACTGCTTCCTCCCATTTGGTCACACACGGTAAGCATTCATCCCACCTTCACTGTGGTCCCGAGTCTTATCAGGAGATCTGCACACTTCACCATTTGGGCATGACTGGAGTGCATATTTCCAATGAAAAAAGActgatgttattattattttaattaacttattgccagtttgcattctttctctcccttttccctcccttaGCATCATTCCCATCCTACCTAGCAAAAAAAACAATTGTTTTATTGAGTGAAAAACTATTGTAAGTTTAAGATATGAGCCCCCATGTTAATGTAGGGCTGCATTTGGCATCACTGAAACATTGGCTGGAGGGAGGACAGTACTGTTGTATTGAAGTCTGTTAGCTAGTTTGTAACTTGGATAGCATTTAGAAAAGAGAGAACCAGGGCTGTTCCTTGGACATTGTTCTGATGAAAACTGGTTATTAATTATGAAGTCCAAAATAAAGATTGTTAGCTTGTTTCATCAACTGTGATCATTTACACAATTTTGCTATATACAAAATAGTGTTGTGGTTAAGTTTCAGTGTATATTTTTACACTCCCCCCTTTACGGTATAAATACTGTACATTTATACTTGTGAATagactaaaatattttcagaggctGAATGAAGAGAGAGACTATAGGATACTGTGATTTCTTCAAAGggccttttaaatttttcagctcattttttaaaggtttttttttaatcacacacATGTACATTCTTTAACTTGGAAGACAAGTTTCTGTTATAATTAATACAGATTGCTTTCGGACTTAGAAAAATCAGACAAATCTTCTAAATTGTTGAATTCTCTGGGTACATGTATCTTCtgcttggttaagtttatttacTTTATAcagtttcccttcttttcttacTTTAGAGTCTGTTCAATATCACTGGCTAAATCACAGAAAGAACTCCAAGATTGTCTGACTAAGCCACAATCACTGATGCAACTGAATGCTTGTTTAAAGAATCAGAGTAGGTGGTGATCTCAGCTATTTTTAAATCACTATATGGCTAGAAAATGTAAACattgtttttaattagaaaagttctTTATACTTTTTACAGCATTGCCATATTTTCTCACCCACGACTCATTTGAAAGAGCTCCACACACTCTACTGATATTAATTTTATGTCAAATTGTAAACATACATTTTTCCTATCCTTACCATGATACTGTTTTAAGTACTATATAATCTAGTATGTTTTATCTGCATGGTAAGTTCTACATGTTTTGCACAACCATCCAGAATGCCTGGCCACAAAATCATGACCATATGTGTTCAGTTGAGGGTTATCCATCAGGCTAGACATTTTAGGGGAAATGAACTTGGTATAGATTTGTCCTAACTTCAGTAACACCCATCTGCAAATGGTCCCCGGGCTGCTACATTTTTGCTGTGGCAATTGCACTGAAGAGAGAGGATCACTCAAGAATGATCTGGAATTTTAATCAATCATACCTGGAGACACACCCAACGATCTGGAGAGTGGGGAGAAGTTAAAGTGGGTGAAATGGCTCCAAATTTCTGATGACCAGGGGAATATGATAAGGCTAACCTGGTAGGCAATACAGGAGGAGAGCAGTTTTGAGTAAAAGTTTACATCATTAAAGAAGACAGTAGGTTACAAGATACCTGGCTTAACcctgaatgaatgagaaaatcaCTTCCTTTACCCCTACCTCTCTTTCCAAAAAGTGAGAATGATTATATTCAATTGGAAACTTTGGTTTCCCGGACATTAATCTGTATAATCTCCTGTTGTTGTTGTgatggcaaaaataaaattatatatgtttcATCATGGAATTTTCCACAGGTGGCTTTTTTTGGTCCTGAAGTACTTGTGAGATTTTAGAAAACAGAGAACAGACTATTTTTCTTGGATACTTTAACCAAAATTTGATGatcaatttatatttcctttatcagtgAGCTCCAAAATAAAGAATTCCTGGGCATACTGTCAGTTTGTTTTATCAATACACACCTGCAAAGAATTTAGTATCTGTTATAGTTTcccagatgctaaaacaaatacgaTGCAATAGGTCAGCTTgggcaatgggaatttattgacctATACCATCAAttctgaggctagaagaagttcaaaatcaaggtggactgcaaggcaatgctttctgccTAAAGACTATGGCATTTTGGGACTGGTTGCCAATGATCCTtaatctttggcttttctgtcacatggcaggtgcccatggcagcatcttctcttttctcatcaTGGTTCCGTTGACTTCCCTCTTTGgtctgctccctgtggcttctacTGTGcccatttcctttgcttataaggacttcagccatattggattcaCCATCATTCAGTTTGGGCTCACCTTACCAATAACATCTTcacaggtcctatttacaaatcaGTCCACAGCCACTGGACCAGGGTTTGGGAcctgaaatgccttttctgggggacatgattcaatcctcaacatTCTCCAAAGGACAACCTATCACAGAGCAGGTTTACCTTCTGTCACCAAGGAGACTCATTTAATGAATTCCATTAATGCTTCATTAAAAGGAATACTTTAAAATGTGCTCAGAACTTCTAAGTTGATAAAAATTCAACTCCAAAAACATTCTGGTTGGCTATATATTTCTGGATTAGAACTTTTGTCTGGTAATTTCTCCTATTAGGTTGTAGGGTAGAATAGCCATGTGGTCAGTCTCTCAATCTTCATTTGGCTCCCACCATGAGGAAGGCTAATCTTTAGGTGTTCTGGACATATTGGTAAGCAAGACCCAGTTTCTATCCTCAGAGACTACATAGTCTAATTGGGGTATGAAGGTGGCAGTGTAGAGAGAATATTCTCTAAGTAGGCAATTCCAAGACAGGGAGAAAAATGCTATGGTACAGCCACACAGATGGCTCTGGAATTCATAATGCTATTAAATACTTAAAAGTTATGGCAGGCACTAAGTCTGCATCTTATATGTAACATCTCATTTACACCTCATAATAAGCCAAAAGGTGTATATCTTTACATTATCCCCATTTAACAGAAGAAAACACCCAGACTAGTAGCCTGCCTGAAGTCAGctcttattaaaaaagaaggattCAGAATTTGAATGTAAATATTCTGATTTGGGGTTGTCTCACCATACTTTCAGAGGATTCTACTGAGAACTGAAGAATCAGAAATTGTCCAGAAAATAGGAATGATGGCTGAGGCAGAAATAAAGAGAGGATTAGTGCAGAGAGAGACAATGACTCAGACAAGGAAGAAAGCGTATTTTAATGGAAGAGTAACGAGTCCAGATAGGCTGAATTAGAGGCTTCAGGGAGAAGGAGTGAGCATCGGAAGAAGACTGATGAGATCACTAAATTAACACCATGCAGAATGGCCTGCTTAGGGTTGGTGCTTCAGATTCTTTCAGGCTGGAGGTGGTAGCACTGACATTACTAAGTATGAAAGGCAATTTCCTCTTGGTGAAATCACGATTACCTCCCAATCCTGGACTTTTATTCTGGGGctgaaaagataataaaaggcatttaattattatttaaaaatcagaaagttaAATTTTAGCATGGTAAAGTGACTGGCCCATGTTGACTAATTAAAGAGCACATTCTAACCACAGCcttggtgtttttttctttcctcctcctgTCTTTTCATTCTACCAAATAGCTGTCTTATAAAAATGTAATGCTGAATGCCAATTTGCAAAACATACTGTTCATCACTAAAAATGAAATTACTTTTTCCACTCCCAGTCTCTCTCCCTTCTTAGGTCAAATGATGCCAGATTAATATTCCAAGAGTACAATTCTAAACACAttgctcctttatttctgtgtaatcattaaatatttaattatgatCATAAAAATCACAAATTATTATATTGAAAAAGCCTGCTATTTTTCATGTCACTTTATATAGTGCACGTATTCAGTAGAATCACTTCGAATagtattaaataaataagaagagagTATTTTCTTTCCCACCAAAGCTGATACGATATTTTTTCCATGGATTACAATACATTATCACAAATTTTGTTTCATCAGAAAGTACAAAGAAGccttcagaaaataagaaaacaaagggagACCCTCAATAGGTTCACTAAGCTATCActccatattttccttctgatAACCTCCACCTATCAAGTGAGTCACCATTTAACTCTTAGTGACACTTACCATTCATCTTATCTCAAcaaatttcctccttttaaaaagagTCCACTTGCCTTATAGATACAACTGGCTTGGAATGGAAAGTCAAAAGGGATGTATTATGTTCTTACATAGGATCTACAAATATTGATTGTATTAACAAGGAGAcagtctgaagaaaaaaaatgagccagtatgtattttaaaatttcaagaatgctttaaaaaaaaaatcacttctatTTAAGATCTGCCTTTGCAAATTTAACATCCTCCCCTGGCTCGTCATGCCCACAAATGAAGACCTGAGAAGGCTTCAGCTCAGGCACTGCGAGCTGAGGAATGTACGTAGCTTCCTAGCTCATGCTGCTCTGTAGCAGGTGCCCGCCTCGGGGAGTGTGGGGAGCCCTGGAGACCTGGAGGTCTTACCAGAGCTCCCAAGACATCCCTGGGAATTCTGATTCCTAAAGCATTGATCCGTCTGCTGTGCATGACTCACTGAGTCTGAAAGCAAACCCTTGGAGTGAACTGTTCCAACACAAAGTCTTAGAAACTATGGATCATGGCCAGTCTCCAAGGTGTCCCATGGCCTGCTCCAATAAAATCCCTGAATAATGGTGTGTTTTCTCAAGTGGGATCAAAACGATGGAGCTCTTCTCAATTCCCATGAGAAGCATGTAAAAAACTGTGACCTTCCCATTCCACTAGCCAAGGCAAGCTATCCTCAAGGGTTGTCATTCACTAATGCAAAGTGGGAAGAAGTAGCCATTAACCAGTTGGAACGCTGTGCTTTATACATCTGAAAACATCACGTATTTCATGTACACAGAAGTTTCATGTGAATCTGAAGTTTATATGACTTCAGACTTGAGTGAGATCTTAGAAAGAAAACTatgcttatttattcattaaacttTAATGATCTTTTATATCATAGAATACTGGAAGTCATAGAATCGAAACCTGAAATAGTTAAGCTTGCAAAAAGACTCATtcattactttccagaaaagaaaatcttcttAAAGCTAAAACATTCAATTCTTGGTTGCAGTCCAAAGGTTCTGTTCAGTTGTTTTGAAGTTACGGGGAAAAAATGTACTTTTCCTATCATACCCATtgacatttttaaacaaaaataattcaaagatatTTAAACAATACAACTTCAAATGTCTGTAGTTAATCCTCTGTGGGGAAGAATCTGTAGgagaaaaaaagttatgaaaaaataaacttggaGTTTGATCATCCTTTCAAACACTGAATCAAACTAAAAATTCTAGGCCTATGATTATATTATGAAAGTTCTTGTTTTTACTAAAAAGGAATACAGGTTCTGGTACTGTTTCTTCTAATAGTATCTTTAAGGAGGgcaaaaaactaaaaactattGTATTTAGactcataaaacaaaataatcccAAGGCAAGAAGTTctgtttcacaaaaaaataatattggcctgatttttttaatatttcagggAACTTCTGGGTGAGGGCTACTCTTCATTCAGATTATACAAAACAGAATTAATGCATGACTTTTTCCCCTAAGTTTGTGTTATAATATAAACCCAAATTCTATCATTAAGAGATCATGGATGGgtaatttaatttaaagaaatgaatacacCTTAGAGTAGCccaaagataaaagataaatatagatTTATCACTGTTACATTTTAGGATTAGTTAGCCTCTTGCATTCAGAGACAGTCAAAAATTGGTAGGTTAGTATTctcagataaaatattttgtctctttcaactttggtttctttttttataaaataggACTAGTGGTAGGATTGTTGTGAttattaaagagataaaaaaatatgtattatatatatatacatataaaacagcatAGATAATATCTGGTACACAGTATATTATGAGCAACTGTTATTTTCCTTCCCATTTTCTAGAGGCAAGAtccattaataaaattaaaaattataaaatacaagtCAAATAAAACGGCACTTAATCAATACTAAACAAAATTTGTGTGATAAATTAATGTACTCTCCATTGAACTGGTGTTTTTAAATTGCCATTTATGCACCATTAGTGAGTATGAAATCAATTTAGTTCTAAcaagaacaaaaggaaaggaagggaagggaagggaaagtaaagagaaaggaaaggaaaggaaggggagagagaaaatagaGTATGTCACACAATGAAGAGTACTGAttcattaaattttcattttagttatatgTATAGTGGGTATGTATGTGTAGACAAGGTTATGACATAAAGTGTATTTCTTATGGAAgattgcaattttttaaataaatgtaaaacattacTTTATCTGTTCTTCCTGTTCTCACTgacattttttgttaattttgagTTCAGGAAGTGTATATAAAGAGTACGTATAAAGATGGCCTTTATATGGTCCAATGTTAAAATTCAATACTGCCTTTTTTACCAACTGTGCAactaaatgaaacaaagtgttcTGGCTATCTGGCCAAAAGCTGTCTTTTACTGAGTACTTACTAATTAGAAGACAGTATGCAATACACTTTTAGTTAATCTTCAAAACCATCCCATGTGATACTGAATATTATCTCCATTCAgcaatgaggaaatggaggctctaAGAAGTAAACCCAAAGGCAGGATTGGATACTATTTTGGATGCACTCTGCACCCTTGCTTTTCACCACATGACTGTAAACACATTTCCAAGTGTAAAATAATTGTGTAATACAGTCAGTGAAGAAATGATTCCCACGGTTAATGCTTGACTGCCGAAGGTTTGCTGAAACTAGGAAAAGAATGCACGACACAAAGGAAACTACACATGGATGGGGAAGAGGGCTTCTCATCCAGCAAATCGGGTCTATCACTGACTGGTTTAGCCATAACACAATTTAGCCTTTTAAAGAGTCAGAATTGTATAAATACAGTACAGAAAGTTCAGAAAGTAATATTTTAGACACCACATTCTTTTCTCCAGAACAGGCAGCACAGAAGGCTCCATTTCCCACATTAAAACAGTCAGTCTTCTCCTTGGGACACAGCAAAATATTAACCAACGAGGCTGAGCAGCCTGCAGCATGAATTCTGATACTTTCCACTGTGTGAACAAGTGCAGTGGACTCAATGGCAGTCCAGGACTCTCAGCCACACTGTTCAGACTGCTTTGCCCATGCCCAGCTAGCATGAATCACTCTGACCAAGTATCGCTCTGCTTTGCAGAATGGGATTCTGACATTATTAATAGTTGGCTCTGCTTAGTTGATCACAATAGGAGCTTTCTCCAGCCTGATATAGAGCCAGCCAAGTCCTTACGCAGCTCGGCATTAAGCTTGGGAATGGATCCCGCTCCAAATTTTAACATAGGGTAGAAACTTTCCaaagatatattttaagaaaCCAGCTACTAAAAACCATCATAACAGGGCAATTG from Tamandua tetradactyla isolate mTamTet1 chromosome 26, mTamTet1.pri, whole genome shotgun sequence carries:
- the LOC143669956 gene encoding uncharacterized protein LOC143669956 isoform X3: MSKEMKADAGIIFRRFQFNPGGLWKQCWKPQNKSPGLGGNRDFTKRKLPFILSNVSATTSSLKESEAPTLSRPFCMVLI
- the LOC143669956 gene encoding uncharacterized protein LOC143669956 isoform X2; this translates as MSKEMKALPIITCASCLPQADAGIIFRRFQFNPGGLWKQCWKPQNKSPGLGGNRDFTKRKLPFILSNVSATTSSLKESEAPTLSRPFCMVLI